In Pecten maximus chromosome 10, xPecMax1.1, whole genome shotgun sequence, one genomic interval encodes:
- the LOC117336822 gene encoding uncharacterized protein LOC117336822, producing MDIKIFLIFVVILNAMQQGPAAYRDLKCVEPEPGHTKRLLYYFTSREIEQVCPTQVELMWRIGNDVFRTFLCGVITLMLVYTYVCAPSIGNRAKKRWTTNVCMFQAWITRRSLCRFCGTSPCQAKRTSWKRFRLRIKNVTDFEERSNAMRLFSLGLELSVDLTKELPRDELYWARKYCDQFEEDHMVLFPLCIQRQINDWYPLPH from the exons ATGGATATCAAGATTTTCTTGATATTTGTGGTAATTCTGAACGCCATGCAGCAAGGCCCTGCTGCTTATCGGGACCTTAAGTG CGTGGAGCCCGAGCCAGGACATACCAAAAGATTGTTGTATTATTTCACCTCAAGAGAAATTGAGCAAGTCTGCCCAACGCAAGTCGAGCTGATGTGG agAATCGGAAATGATGTATTCCGGACGTTTCTGtgtggtgttataacactgatgttggTTTACACGTACGTGTGTGCACCGTCGATTGGAAACCGCGCCAAGAAGAGATGGACAACCAATGTTTGCATGTTCCAAGCATGGATAACTC GCCGTTCCCTCTGTCGTTTCTGCGGAACTTCTCCATGCCAGGCCAAGAGAACATCCTGGAAGCGCTTCAGACTCCGTATCAAGAATGTGACTGATTTCGAGGAGCGATCCAATGCCATGAGGTTGTTCAGCCTCGGACTGGAGCTGTCCGTCGACCTGACAAAAGAACTTCCCCGGGATGAGCTGTACTGGGCTAGGAAATACTGCGATCAATTCGAGGAGGACCACATGGTTCTATTCCCGCTGTGTATCCAGCGTCAAATCAATGACTGGTACCCATTGCCTCACTAG